In Sphingobacterium sp. R2, the genomic stretch GCCCCACATTGGAATTCCAATGCAAAGGGCGTTTATTTTGGAATACAGTTGCATCATGGCAGAGCGCACTTTGCCCGTGCCATGATGGAAGGGATGTTATTTGCAATTTACAGTGTAGGAGTTGCATTAGAGGACAACACCGGTCCAATTCATACGATCTTCGCAAGCGGCGGGTTAGCGCGTTCATCACTGTTGGTACAGATGCTTGCAGACATTTTCAATAAATCTGTATACACCAAAAATACGGTTGAAAGCTCTGCATGGGGCGCAGCATTGATCGGCTTGGAAGCTTTGGGTATACTGGGGGGTGATCATCCTACTATAAAAAAGAATCAAGCGGAAGCAGAGCAAGATACCGAGCACTATTATAAACCGCGTGAGGAGAATCACGCTGTATATATGAAAAACTTCCAGAAATTTGAACGCCTGTACCATGTATTGGAAGGCGAGTTTTAACTAGATATAAATTATTATGCCGCTAATCATCGTTATTTTGGGAGTAGCTTTATTACTTCTCTTAGTTACTGTCGTCAGGTTAAACACAATCTTTTCATTACTGATAACCTCTGTTGCGGTCGGTTTTGCTATGAATATGAGTGCTGTCGATATCCTTAAATCTGTTGAAACCGGAGTGAGCAGTACCATGGGCCAGTTGGCACTTTTGTTGGCTTTCGGGTCTTTACTCGGGAAGTTGATGGCGGAGGGTGGTGCTGCAGAAAAGATTACAACGGTACTAACGGCTGTATTTGGGCGAAAGAACTTACCGTGGGCAATGGTTCTCACGGGCTTTTTAGTAGGAATTCCCTTATTTTACAATGTCGGTTTTATTGTCTTGGTTCCGTTTGTTTTCATGGTATGTGCTTCCAATAAAATGCCCTTACTTTATGTCGCTATTCCGCTGCTCGCAGCGCTTTCCGTGACGCACGGTTATTTGCCACCACATCCGGGAGCTACAGCCATAGCGGTTACTTACAATGCGGATATAGGTTTAACAATGGCTTATGGCATTGTTGTAGCAATTCCTGCCATCATTATCGGTGGGCCACTCTTTGGCAGGATGCTTAAGCATATTCCGACCAACCCACCGACCGAGTTTTTTCCTGAAGACAATGAGGCAGATCGAAAAGAGCTTCCCGGATTTGCAATTAGTATATTCACGGGTCTTTTTCCAATAGTTTTAATTGCTTTAGGTTCATTTGCACATCTACTATTCCCAAAAGACTCCTCTTGGCTGGCGGCGCTACGTTTCGTGGGCGACCCGGTTGTTGCTTTAATGATTGCAGCTTTAGTGGCGATGTATACGATGGGTATTCGTCAAGGTAAAAGTTTGCGGGAGCAGTCAGCAAGTGTGGAAGAAGCAATCCGCGGGATCATGATGATCCTTTTTATTATTGCAGCATCAGGCGCCTTCAAGCAAATTTTGGTAGATAGTGGTGTAGCGAATTACATCGCTGACCTAACCGCAGACCTTAGCTTGTCGCCTCTTGTGCTTGCATGGCTAATAGCGGGTGTCATTCGTCTGGTTATCGGTTCAGCAAGTGTTGCTGGGCTAACGGCTGCGGGTATTATGCTTCCCATTGTACAGGCAGGGAATGTTACTCCTGAATTAATGGTGCTAGCGACGGGAGCGGGTAGTCTCATGTTCTCCCACGTCAACGACCCGGGGTTTTGGATGTTTAAATCTTATTTTGGCGTGAGCATGAAGGATACGTTTCGCTCATGGACGGTGATGGAAACGCTCGTTTCTGTGGTTGGATTGATCGGTGTATTGGTTTTGCACTGGCTTGGTCATTGACAGCGAATGGGAAAGTTTCATATCGGCATACTGCTTTAGTTAATAATCTATCCCTTCTGAGTATTGCTTCTTTACAAACAGCATAAACAGGATCGTGTGCTGTCGCTGGAGCTCAACAAAATGATTATAGAAAGTAATTGTTAGGATACACTAATGGGGCAGAAAGTCTTAAACGAATATTGAATTATAAAGGCCCATAATCGGTTGATTATGGGCTTTTTTTTGATGAAAACCTTTGTTTGATTTTTTTTTCTTAATATCGTGACAATGAGCCAAATTTTGTTGTTATAAAACTATGCAGAGATTATATCGTTTTTATATTTTTTTATTGATTTGGGTAGGAAGCTGCCTCGCCGGGCTGTCAGCTTTTGGGCAATTTATCGCCTATACCGTCGACAATTTGCCAAGTCCCAAAGTAAAAGGACAGGATTATTTTGTTTCCAATCCTGATGGAATCCTTTCCTCGGGTACAGTGGCCGAATTAGATGGCTTATCGACGCAGATTGAGGCTGCTACAAAAAGTGAATTTGCCATCGTTGTTGTAAATGATTATGTTGGCGACAGTGATTTCGAATTTGCTTTAAAATTATTCAATACCTGGGGTATCGGTAAGAAGGAAAGTAACAATGGGCTTTTGTTATTTATTGCTAAAGAGCGGCATGAATACCGCTTTATTACTGGATATGGTATGGAGAGTATCTTGCCAGATGCTTATCTTAAACGTATAGGAGGGAAGTATCTCGTACCCAACTTTCGAAATGAAGATTATGACCGCGGTGTTTTAGAAGCTTCGGGTTTTATAAAAACAATACTGACGTCTGCAGACAGCAAAGCTGAACTGGAGCGCTTAATGCCAGAAGCGATACCTGTTTGGAGCTTTAAAAGTCCTATTCTGCGCAACTCTTTTTTGGTATTGATCTTGTTTGCAATATGTTATATCTGGCTGGGTGAGGTGACTAGAGCGATAAAGGGGCAGCTGACTAAAAAGAGTAAATATTTTCCACCTTTGGTAAGCGGATGTGGCTGCATGGGAATACTCATGTTTATCAGTGTGTTTATCTGTGCCTTTGCCTTAAAAAATTTTGAGGTGGTTTATCAGTGGAAAAATTTACCCTATTTTATATTTGTATTTGGCAGCATCACTTTGGCGATGAAATATAATGCTAGTCGCACACAGATTGTTAACTCCTATCGCGATGAGGAGAATATTCAGCGGGCCTTACGTAAATTTCGTGTGTGGGGACTTGTACCATTATTGCTTAGTCCATTTGCCTTATTTGATCTTATTGGATTAAATAAACGGATTCGGAGAAGTAAACTGCGGCTGGCCCCGCCTGATAATTCAGGAAATTGGTTACGGATGAATAAGGATGATGTATCGATGCGAGAAAGCGCATATCTGGATCCTGGCCAACTTTTGGAAAAGAAAATTGGCAGTCGATCTTACGAGATCTGGATAAACCAGACAAGCAATGAAATCAAGCTGGTTCCATGGGATGAAAATGCTGGCTTTGTCGATTGCCCTGCATGCCATTATAGAACCTTTGAAACAGGGCGTACTAAAACGATCCGAGCCGCAACGTATAGTTCACAAGGGCTAGAAGAACGTTTTGACCTCTGTAAGAATTGTGGACATCGTGTGTCTCATGGGGAGCATTCAATTCCTGTCAAGGTGCGATCTACATCGAGCAGTTCTGGCGGCGGATCTAGTAGTAGCGGTGGTGGCGGTAGCTTTGGTGGTGGATCTTCTGGCGGCGGTGGTGCAGGCGGACGATGGTAATCCATAATTTAAGGATAAAAAAAAGGTTTTCAAACGGGGAGAATGAAAACCTTAAATAACCAATTATAAACCTAAATTATGATGACACAAATATAGTGTATTTATTACACTATGCAAATTTTTTTTTAAAAAAAAATAAAAAAGATAGCTATAGCTCGTACAATATGATTTCTGTTTATAAATTAAAACCAAAATTTCAGCAGTTGTTGATGCCGATTTTGAACTTTTTGCATCGAAAAAAGGTGACTGCAAATCAAATTACGATTGGGTCGATCGCGCTGTCTATACTTATAGCGCTGCTGTTTTGGTATGCCGACCGTTTCCCTGTTTTCTTTCTGGCGTTGCCAGTCGGATTATTGTTGCGTATGGCGTTGAATGCACTGGACGGTATGATGGCCCGTCTTTTTAACCAAACGAGTAAAACAGGAGAAGTTCTGAACGAGGTGGGCGATATTGTCTCCGATGTCCTGATCTTTTTTCCCTTGCTGAAATTTCATCCCGAGAGTTTATACCTGGTTGTATGCTTTATTATACTGAGCGTGATCAATGAATTCTGTGGTCTAATTGGAAAAGTGGTCGCCAATGACCGTCGTTATGATGGGCCCATGGGGAAAAGTGACCGGGCACTGCTGTTGGGGTTATATGGTATTTTGAACTTGTTGCAGATCTCGATAACGACTATTTCGGTCTATATTTTTGCTGTGCTGTGTTTGTTATTGGTCTTGAGTTCGACAACGCGATTGAGAAAGGCATTGGTAGTCCATGAGTGAGTTATCCAATCCGAAGGACAAGTTTGCTGATGTACCTGTCCGGGTAAGAAGCTGGGGCTATATCGTGCTTGTATTGGCGATAGCTTTCGTTTCCCAAACAACATCTTTGCTGTTTGTTTCCTGGCTGACATTTCAGGGCATGCGCGAATTTATGAAGATGTTTGTGCCACATTTTAATCTTGTATTGGTCTTTGCGGTTGTAACAGGCCTATTGCAGCTGATCCTGTTATTGTACTGTTCATACAGTGGCTACCTATTGTGGGCGACACTATTGTGCATCGGGATCGGGCTGTTTTTCCGGTTGGGACAGAAAACAGCAATGGGTGCTGCTATCGGAATGACAATTGGAGCGGCTGCTTGCTTACTTGCATTCAGCCACCTGGCTTTTATTCGGGCAGTAGAAATTCATCAGAATGAGTGGATGGGATTGCGGCTGGTGGCCTTTATCATCGTTTTAACGGAACTGAATGATGTATTCCAATACCTCATGGGCAAATTCTTTGGTAAACGAAAGATCG encodes the following:
- a CDS encoding gluconate:H+ symporter, which gives rise to MPLIIVILGVALLLLLVTVVRLNTIFSLLITSVAVGFAMNMSAVDILKSVETGVSSTMGQLALLLAFGSLLGKLMAEGGAAEKITTVLTAVFGRKNLPWAMVLTGFLVGIPLFYNVGFIVLVPFVFMVCASNKMPLLYVAIPLLAALSVTHGYLPPHPGATAIAVTYNADIGLTMAYGIVVAIPAIIIGGPLFGRMLKHIPTNPPTEFFPEDNEADRKELPGFAISIFTGLFPIVLIALGSFAHLLFPKDSSWLAALRFVGDPVVALMIAALVAMYTMGIRQGKSLREQSASVEEAIRGIMMILFIIAASGAFKQILVDSGVANYIADLTADLSLSPLVLAWLIAGVIRLVIGSASVAGLTAAGIMLPIVQAGNVTPELMVLATGAGSLMFSHVNDPGFWMFKSYFGVSMKDTFRSWTVMETLVSVVGLIGVLVLHWLGH
- a CDS encoding YgcG family protein codes for the protein MQRLYRFYIFLLIWVGSCLAGLSAFGQFIAYTVDNLPSPKVKGQDYFVSNPDGILSSGTVAELDGLSTQIEAATKSEFAIVVVNDYVGDSDFEFALKLFNTWGIGKKESNNGLLLFIAKERHEYRFITGYGMESILPDAYLKRIGGKYLVPNFRNEDYDRGVLEASGFIKTILTSADSKAELERLMPEAIPVWSFKSPILRNSFLVLILFAICYIWLGEVTRAIKGQLTKKSKYFPPLVSGCGCMGILMFISVFICAFALKNFEVVYQWKNLPYFIFVFGSITLAMKYNASRTQIVNSYRDEENIQRALRKFRVWGLVPLLLSPFALFDLIGLNKRIRRSKLRLAPPDNSGNWLRMNKDDVSMRESAYLDPGQLLEKKIGSRSYEIWINQTSNEIKLVPWDENAGFVDCPACHYRTFETGRTKTIRAATYSSQGLEERFDLCKNCGHRVSHGEHSIPVKVRSTSSSSGGGSSSSGGGGSFGGGSSGGGGAGGRW
- a CDS encoding CDP-alcohol phosphatidyltransferase family protein; protein product: MISVYKLKPKFQQLLMPILNFLHRKKVTANQITIGSIALSILIALLFWYADRFPVFFLALPVGLLLRMALNALDGMMARLFNQTSKTGEVLNEVGDIVSDVLIFFPLLKFHPESLYLVVCFIILSVINEFCGLIGKVVANDRRYDGPMGKSDRALLLGLYGILNLLQISITTISVYIFAVLCLLLVLSSTTRLRKALVVHE
- a CDS encoding phosphatidate cytidylyltransferase, which encodes MSELSNPKDKFADVPVRVRSWGYIVLVLAIAFVSQTTSLLFVSWLTFQGMREFMKMFVPHFNLVLVFAVVTGLLQLILLLYCSYSGYLLWATLLCIGIGLFFRLGQKTAMGAAIGMTIGAAACLLAFSHLAFIRAVEIHQNEWMGLRLVAFIIVLTELNDVFQYLMGKFFGKRKIVPRISPNKTVAGCLGGIGLTIILSNILGYLLLPFGDFIGFFLLGLLFGVLGFFGDVLFSFLKRRTGVKDTGTLIPGHGGLLDRIDSLLFNAPVFYGLICLIEMMNL